A genomic window from Streptomyces sp. NBC_01429 includes:
- the rfbB gene encoding dTDP-glucose 4,6-dehydratase, whose amino-acid sequence MTDRILVTGGAGFIGSHYVRTLLGPQGPGDVRITVLDSLTYAGNPANLDEVRDHPGFAFVQGDICDAELVGELMAEHDQVVHFAAESHVDRSIDGGAEFVRTNVVGTHTLIDAAHRAGVRTFVHISTDEVYGSIDDGSWPETDPLAPNSPYSAAKASSDLIALSYHRTHGLDVRVTRCSNNYGHHHFPEKVIPLFITNLLDGEKVPLYGDGGNVRDWLHIDDHVQGIELVRTKGRPGQVYNIGGGTELSNKELTGLLLEACGADWDTSVEYVTDRKGHDRRYSVDCAKIRDELGYEPRKDFATGLAETVEWYRDNRAWWEPLKGRAAL is encoded by the coding sequence ATGACCGACAGGATTCTGGTGACCGGAGGTGCGGGCTTCATCGGCTCGCACTACGTCCGTACGCTGCTCGGGCCCCAGGGGCCCGGGGACGTCCGGATCACCGTCCTCGACAGCCTGACCTACGCGGGCAACCCGGCCAACCTCGACGAGGTGCGCGACCACCCCGGATTCGCCTTCGTCCAGGGCGACATCTGCGACGCGGAACTCGTCGGCGAGCTGATGGCCGAGCACGACCAGGTGGTGCACTTCGCCGCGGAGTCGCACGTGGACCGCTCCATCGACGGCGGCGCGGAGTTCGTCCGTACCAACGTCGTGGGCACGCACACCCTGATCGACGCCGCCCACCGCGCCGGGGTCCGTACCTTCGTGCACATCTCCACCGACGAGGTGTACGGCTCGATCGACGACGGGTCGTGGCCGGAGACCGATCCGCTGGCGCCCAACTCGCCGTATTCGGCGGCCAAGGCGTCCAGCGACCTGATCGCCCTCTCGTACCACCGCACCCACGGCCTCGACGTGCGGGTGACCCGCTGCTCCAACAATTACGGGCATCACCACTTCCCCGAGAAGGTCATCCCGCTGTTCATCACCAACCTGCTGGACGGCGAGAAGGTCCCGCTGTACGGGGACGGCGGGAACGTCCGCGACTGGCTGCACATCGACGACCACGTCCAGGGCATCGAACTGGTCCGTACGAAGGGCCGGCCCGGCCAGGTCTACAACATCGGCGGCGGCACCGAGCTGTCCAACAAGGAGCTGACCGGGCTGCTGCTGGAGGCGTGCGGAGCCGACTGGGACACCAGCGTCGAGTACGTCACCGACCGCAAGGGCCACGACCGCCGCTACTCCGTGGACTGCGCCAAGATCCGCGACGAGCTGGGGTACGAGCCGCGCAAGGACTTCGCCACGGGCCTCGCCGAGACCGTGGAGTGGTACCGCGACAACCGCGCCTGGTGGGAGCCGCTGAAGGGCCGGGCCGCGCTGTGA
- the proB gene encoding glutamate 5-kinase — MAQARRIVVKVGSSSLTTASGGLDADRVDALVDALATVRGRAHAAGGDDEREVVLVSSGAIAAGLAPLGLSRRPRDLARQQAAASVGQGLLVARYTASFARYGVRVGQVLLTTDDTSRRASYRNAYRTLDQLLGMGAVPVVNENDTVATAEIRFGDNDRLAALVAHLVRADLLVLLSDVDGLYDGDPSRPGASRIAEVRGPENLAGVSIGSTGKAGLGTGGMVTKVEAARIAAEAGIPVVLTSASRAADALAGRDTGTYFHSTGRRSAGRLLWLAHASTPLGALTLDDGAVRAVVERRTSLLPAGIAAVEGEFSAGDPVELRDPVGRPVARGLVNFDAKEIPQLLGRSTRELARELGPAYEREVVHRDDLVILHP, encoded by the coding sequence GTGGCACAGGCCCGCAGGATCGTCGTCAAGGTCGGTTCCTCCTCGCTCACCACCGCCTCCGGAGGACTCGACGCGGACCGGGTGGACGCCCTGGTCGACGCGCTCGCCACCGTGCGGGGCCGGGCGCACGCGGCGGGCGGGGACGACGAGCGGGAGGTCGTGCTCGTGTCGTCCGGCGCCATCGCCGCCGGACTCGCCCCGCTGGGGCTGTCCCGCCGCCCCCGTGACCTGGCCCGCCAGCAGGCCGCGGCCAGCGTGGGGCAGGGGCTGCTGGTCGCCCGGTACACGGCCTCCTTCGCCCGGTACGGCGTACGCGTCGGGCAGGTGCTCCTCACCACGGACGACACCAGCCGCCGGGCCTCGTACCGCAACGCCTACCGCACCCTCGACCAGCTCCTCGGCATGGGCGCCGTGCCGGTCGTCAACGAGAACGACACCGTCGCCACCGCCGAGATCCGCTTCGGCGACAACGACCGGCTGGCCGCCCTCGTCGCCCATCTCGTCCGCGCCGATCTCCTCGTGCTGCTCTCCGACGTCGACGGGCTCTACGACGGCGACCCCAGCAGGCCCGGCGCCTCCCGGATCGCCGAGGTGCGCGGCCCCGAGAACCTGGCCGGTGTCTCCATCGGCAGCACCGGCAAGGCGGGACTCGGCACCGGCGGCATGGTCACCAAGGTGGAGGCCGCCAGGATCGCCGCCGAGGCCGGTATCCCGGTGGTGCTGACCTCCGCCAGCCGGGCCGCCGACGCCCTCGCGGGCCGTGACACCGGCACGTACTTCCACTCCACGGGACGCCGCTCGGCGGGCCGGCTGCTGTGGCTGGCGCACGCCTCCACCCCGCTGGGCGCGCTCACCCTGGACGACGGCGCCGTACGGGCCGTGGTGGAGCGGCGCACCTCGCTGCTGCCGGCCGGAATCGCCGCCGTCGAGGGCGAGTTCAGCGCGGGCGACCCGGTCGAGCTGCGGGATCCGGTGGGCCGCCCGGTCGCGCGCGGGCTGGTCAACTTCGACGCCAAGGAGATCCCCCAGCTGCTGGGACGATCGACCAGAGAACTGGCGCGCGAACTCGGCCCCGCCTACGAGCGCGAGGTCGTACACAGAGACGATTTGGTCATCCTGCATCCCTGA
- a CDS encoding glycosyltransferase family 2 protein: MSVVIPVYNPGKYIDPCVDSLLAQTLPAEDFEVLFVDDGSTDDTPARLDKLSDEHPHFRAIHIPNSGWPGKPRNIGVAEAAGEYVHFLDQDDHLASDALRRLYEMGHRNGSDIVIGKVASNFRGVPHGVFRTTREKCDLTNAPLYDSLTPHKMFRTEFLRENGIAYPEGKRRLEDQLYMMQAYFPAKVVSILGNYTCYYYSKRDDGQNAGSARIVPSGYYGNLREVLEVVENNTEPGEFRDRLLRRFYRVEMLARLSEPSVLGYTPEYLDEMCDAVGPLARDFMHDGVHDGLGALTRLRSTLLRADDREGLLKAAAFAKSVTGVARLEDFVWEPDGRIALTVTGRLVHGEDRRPLRFVRRDGRYFLHPEITEGVLPDGELLDVTDDMDEFKGEMSLRNRETAVEWPCPAEFTVKIEKVAKPEREPRSAEEPKEKEDVYEVVLRGTGRVTSEAVKGRGRVSRGFWDVWVPLRGLGLVRKARLGADRAPQVDAKCLPALLGTPGRPVIPYFTDPYGNLTLDVAGRGKKLAPYLADRPVFRMPGGRSELRLDVFTGTASGSHPVELVLTAADGTSRTAPATLRPDHGRAHLDVPPRVPGLPVGPARLSVRLDGEKAPELDLCEVPVAEGGRIRLDRSDLPQVDPLLVRVVTVQRRRASVRRVLRSVGGPIVRRLPPATRKKVRRLAARL; encoded by the coding sequence GTGAGTGTCGTCATTCCGGTCTACAACCCGGGAAAGTACATCGACCCCTGTGTGGATTCACTGCTGGCCCAGACTCTGCCGGCCGAGGATTTCGAAGTGCTTTTCGTCGATGACGGCTCGACGGACGACACCCCGGCCCGGCTGGACAAACTCTCCGACGAACATCCGCACTTCCGCGCGATCCACATCCCCAACTCGGGCTGGCCCGGAAAGCCCCGGAACATCGGGGTCGCGGAGGCCGCGGGCGAGTACGTCCACTTCCTCGACCAGGACGATCACCTGGCCTCCGACGCGCTGCGCCGGCTGTACGAGATGGGCCACCGCAATGGCTCGGACATCGTCATCGGAAAGGTCGCTTCCAATTTCCGCGGCGTTCCGCACGGTGTTTTCAGGACGACCCGCGAGAAATGCGATCTGACGAACGCGCCGCTGTACGACAGCCTCACCCCGCACAAGATGTTCCGTACGGAGTTCCTCCGCGAGAACGGCATCGCCTACCCCGAGGGCAAGCGGCGGCTGGAGGACCAGCTGTACATGATGCAGGCGTATTTCCCCGCCAAGGTCGTCTCCATCCTGGGGAATTACACCTGCTACTACTACTCGAAGCGGGACGACGGCCAGAACGCCGGATCGGCGCGGATCGTGCCCTCCGGGTACTACGGAAACCTCCGCGAGGTCCTCGAAGTCGTCGAGAACAACACTGAACCGGGTGAATTCCGGGACCGGTTGCTGCGCCGCTTCTACCGGGTCGAAATGCTCGCACGGCTGAGCGAACCGTCGGTTCTCGGCTACACGCCGGAGTACCTCGACGAGATGTGCGACGCCGTGGGACCGCTGGCGCGCGACTTCATGCACGACGGCGTGCACGACGGGCTCGGCGCGCTGACCCGGCTGCGCTCCACCCTGCTGCGCGCCGACGACCGCGAGGGGCTGCTGAAGGCCGCCGCCTTCGCCAAGTCCGTGACGGGCGTGGCCCGTCTGGAGGACTTCGTCTGGGAGCCCGACGGCAGGATCGCGCTCACCGTCACCGGCCGGCTGGTCCACGGCGAGGACCGGCGCCCGCTGCGCTTCGTCCGCCGCGACGGCCGCTACTTCCTGCACCCGGAGATCACCGAAGGGGTGCTGCCGGACGGCGAACTCCTCGATGTGACCGACGACATGGACGAGTTCAAGGGCGAGATGTCGCTGCGCAACCGGGAGACGGCCGTCGAGTGGCCGTGCCCCGCCGAGTTCACCGTGAAGATCGAGAAGGTCGCCAAGCCGGAGCGGGAGCCGCGATCGGCGGAGGAGCCGAAGGAGAAGGAGGACGTGTACGAGGTCGTCCTGCGCGGCACCGGCCGGGTCACCAGCGAGGCGGTCAAGGGCAGGGGCCGGGTCTCGCGCGGCTTCTGGGACGTCTGGGTGCCGCTGCGCGGCCTCGGGCTCGTGCGCAAGGCCAGGCTCGGCGCCGACCGGGCGCCGCAGGTGGACGCCAAGTGCCTGCCGGCCCTGCTCGGTACGCCCGGCCGGCCGGTCATCCCGTACTTCACCGACCCGTACGGCAACCTCACCCTCGACGTCGCGGGCCGCGGCAAGAAGCTGGCCCCCTATCTGGCGGACCGCCCCGTCTTCCGGATGCCGGGCGGCCGGTCCGAGCTGCGTCTCGACGTGTTCACCGGCACCGCCTCCGGCTCCCACCCGGTCGAGCTGGTGCTGACCGCCGCGGACGGCACCTCCAGGACCGCCCCCGCCACGCTGCGCCCCGACCACGGCAGGGCCCATCTCGATGTGCCCCCGCGCGTCCCGGGGCTGCCGGTGGGCCCCGCGCGGCTCTCCGTGCGGCTGGACGGCGAGAAGGCCCCGGAGCTGGACCTGTGCGAGGTGCCCGTCGCCGAGGGCGGCCGGATCCGGCTGGACCGCAGCGATCTGCCCCAGGTCGATCCGCTGCTCGTCCGGGTGGTGACGGTGCAGCGCCGCCGGGCGTCCGTACGCAGGGTGCTCCGCTCCGTCGGCGGCCCGATCGTGCGCCGGCTGCCGCCGGCCACGCGCAAGAAGGTGCGGCGGCTCGCGGCCCGTCTCTGA
- a CDS encoding bifunctional cytidylyltransferase/SDR family oxidoreductase, which translates to MSATSASPAKPRTTAVVLAGGTGQRVGLSIPKQLLKIAGKAVIEHTLWIFEQSDSIDDIIVLMAPGYVPDVEKIVAKAGLTKVSRVIEGGATRNETTERAIAALGEGLAQGEDRNVLFHDAVRPLLSQRVIKDCVDALGRYQAVDVAIPSADTIIVTRTHGGDGEFITDVPDRSRLRRGQTPQAFKLSTVRRAYEVAAEDPNFQATDDCSVVLKYLPDVPIYVVAGDEYNMKVTQPVDVFIADKLFQLASTAAPQQVSEDAYRELLADKTLVVFGGSYGIGADIAQLAEAYGAKVYALGRSTTGTHVENPEHVDDALSRAYGETGRIDYVINTAGVLRIGKLAETDNTTIQEALNVNYLAPVQIARASYKYLVETKGQLLLYTSSSYTRGRAEYSLYSSTKAAMVNLTQALSDEWAGEGIRVNCVNPERTATPMRTKAFGQEPEGSLLSSEAVARTSLDVLLSELTGHVIDVRQQDPTRGASEASDFEQALAAVLDRQEDV; encoded by the coding sequence GTGTCTGCAACTTCCGCGTCGCCCGCGAAGCCCCGCACCACCGCCGTCGTCCTGGCGGGCGGTACAGGTCAGCGTGTGGGTCTGTCGATCCCGAAGCAGCTGTTGAAGATCGCGGGGAAGGCCGTCATCGAGCACACGCTGTGGATCTTCGAGCAGAGCGACTCGATCGACGACATCATCGTGCTCATGGCGCCGGGTTACGTGCCCGACGTGGAGAAGATCGTCGCCAAGGCCGGACTGACCAAGGTCAGCCGGGTCATCGAGGGCGGCGCGACGCGGAACGAGACCACCGAGCGCGCCATCGCCGCCCTGGGCGAGGGGCTGGCGCAGGGCGAGGACCGCAACGTCCTGTTCCACGACGCCGTACGCCCGCTGCTGTCCCAGCGCGTGATCAAGGACTGCGTGGACGCGCTCGGCCGCTACCAGGCCGTGGACGTGGCGATCCCGTCCGCCGACACCATCATCGTGACCCGCACGCACGGCGGCGACGGCGAGTTCATCACCGACGTGCCCGACCGCTCCCGGCTGCGGCGCGGCCAGACCCCGCAGGCGTTCAAGCTCTCCACCGTCCGCAGGGCGTACGAGGTCGCGGCGGAGGACCCCAACTTCCAGGCCACCGACGACTGCTCCGTGGTCCTCAAGTACCTGCCCGACGTGCCGATCTACGTCGTCGCGGGCGACGAGTACAACATGAAGGTGACGCAGCCGGTCGACGTCTTCATCGCCGACAAGCTCTTCCAGCTGGCCTCCACCGCCGCTCCGCAGCAGGTCTCCGAGGACGCCTACCGCGAGCTGCTGGCCGACAAGACGCTGGTGGTCTTCGGCGGTTCCTACGGCATCGGCGCCGACATCGCCCAGCTCGCCGAGGCGTACGGCGCCAAGGTTTACGCGCTGGGCCGCTCCACCACCGGCACGCACGTGGAGAACCCGGAGCACGTCGACGACGCGCTGTCCCGCGCCTACGGCGAGACCGGCCGTATCGACTACGTGATCAACACCGCGGGCGTGCTGCGCATCGGCAAGCTGGCCGAGACCGACAACACCACCATCCAGGAAGCGCTGAACGTCAACTACCTGGCCCCGGTGCAGATCGCGCGCGCCTCGTACAAGTACCTGGTGGAGACCAAGGGCCAGCTGCTGCTCTACACCTCCAGCAGCTACACCCGGGGCCGCGCCGAGTACAGTCTCTACTCGTCCACGAAGGCGGCCATGGTGAACCTCACCCAGGCGCTCTCGGACGAATGGGCCGGCGAGGGGATCCGCGTCAACTGCGTCAACCCCGAGCGCACCGCGACGCCCATGCGCACCAAGGCGTTCGGTCAGGAGCCCGAGGGCTCGCTGCTCTCCTCCGAGGCGGTCGCCAGGACCTCCCTGGACGTACTGCTCTCCGAGCTGACCGGCCACGTGATCGACGTACGCCAGCAGGACCCGACACGCGGAGCCTCCGAGGCCTCCGATTTCGAGCAGGCGCTGGCCGCCGTACTGGACCGTCAGGAAGATGTGTAA
- a CDS encoding glucose-1-phosphate thymidylyltransferase: MKALVLSGGAGTRLRPITHTSAKQLVPVANKPVLFYGLESIAEAGITEVGVIVGDTAEEIKEAVGDGSRFGIKVTYLQQDAPLGLAHAVLIARDFLGDDDFVMYLGDNFIVGGISGLVDGFREERPDAQILLTKVPNPTSFGVAELDDEGRVVALEEKPAEPKSDLALVGVYLFTPAVHEAVRAIEPSWRGELEITHAIQWLIDQRRDVRSTTISGYWKDTGNVTDMLEVNRSVLETVEPCRDGSVDEATEIIGRVRIEAGARVTGSRIVGPAIIGADTVVHNAYVGPFTSVSEGCRIEDSEIEYSIILRGSSITGVRRVQASLIGRDVEITPAPRTPSAHRLVLGDHSKVQISS, from the coding sequence GTGAAGGCACTCGTACTGTCCGGCGGGGCGGGGACCCGCCTGCGCCCGATCACGCACACCTCCGCGAAACAGCTCGTCCCCGTGGCGAACAAGCCGGTGCTCTTCTACGGCCTGGAGTCCATCGCCGAGGCGGGCATCACGGAGGTCGGTGTCATCGTCGGGGACACCGCTGAGGAGATCAAGGAGGCCGTCGGCGACGGCTCCCGGTTCGGCATAAAGGTCACCTACCTCCAGCAGGACGCCCCGCTCGGTCTCGCCCACGCCGTCCTCATCGCCAGAGACTTCCTCGGCGACGACGACTTCGTGATGTATCTCGGGGACAACTTCATCGTCGGCGGTATCAGCGGTCTGGTGGACGGCTTCCGCGAGGAGCGGCCCGACGCGCAGATCCTGCTGACGAAGGTACCCAACCCGACCTCCTTCGGCGTCGCCGAACTCGACGACGAGGGAAGGGTGGTGGCCCTGGAGGAGAAGCCGGCCGAGCCCAAGAGCGATCTCGCGCTCGTCGGTGTCTACCTCTTCACCCCGGCCGTCCATGAGGCCGTGCGCGCCATCGAGCCCTCCTGGCGCGGCGAGTTGGAGATCACGCACGCCATCCAGTGGCTGATCGACCAGCGGCGCGACGTGCGCTCCACCACCATCTCCGGGTACTGGAAGGACACCGGCAACGTCACCGACATGCTGGAGGTCAACCGCTCGGTGCTGGAGACCGTGGAGCCCTGCCGCGACGGCAGCGTGGACGAGGCGACCGAGATCATAGGGCGGGTCAGGATCGAGGCGGGCGCCCGGGTCACCGGCAGCCGTATCGTCGGTCCCGCGATCATCGGCGCGGACACAGTGGTCCACAACGCCTATGTCGGGCCCTTCACGTCCGTCTCGGAAGGGTGCAGGATCGAGGACAGCGAGATCGAGTACTCCATCATCCTGCGCGGCTCCTCCATCACCGGCGTACGCCGGGTGCAGGCGTCGCTGATCGGCCGGGACGTCGAGATCACCCCCGCGCCCCGTACCCCGTCCGCCCACCGACTCGTCCTCGGCGACCACAGCAAGGTGCAGATCTCCTCATGA
- the rfbC gene encoding dTDP-4-dehydrorhamnose 3,5-epimerase — protein sequence MRPLSIEGAWVYEPKVFPDSRGSFHEWFGAEGFAKSVGHPLNLAQANCSVSSRGTLRGVHYADVPPSQAKYVKCVRGAVLDVVVDIRVGSPTYRRWEAVRLDDVDHRAVYLAEGLGHSFMALTDDATVVYLCSEGYAPQREHGVDPLDPALSIEWPADITPLLSDKDAAAPTLAEAEAKGLLPSYENCRAYYAELAARG from the coding sequence ATGCGACCGCTTTCGATCGAAGGCGCCTGGGTGTATGAGCCGAAGGTCTTCCCGGACAGCCGTGGCAGCTTCCACGAGTGGTTCGGGGCGGAGGGCTTCGCCAAGTCCGTCGGTCATCCGCTGAACCTCGCCCAGGCGAACTGCTCCGTGTCCAGCCGCGGCACGCTGCGCGGCGTCCACTACGCCGATGTGCCGCCCAGCCAGGCCAAGTACGTGAAGTGCGTGCGCGGTGCGGTGCTCGACGTGGTCGTGGACATCCGGGTCGGCTCTCCGACGTACCGGCGCTGGGAGGCCGTCAGGCTGGACGACGTGGACCACCGGGCGGTCTATCTCGCGGAGGGTCTCGGACACTCCTTCATGGCGCTGACCGATGACGCGACGGTGGTCTACCTCTGCTCCGAGGGGTACGCCCCGCAGCGCGAGCACGGCGTCGATCCGCTGGACCCGGCGCTCTCCATCGAGTGGCCGGCGGACATCACCCCGCTGCTGTCCGACAAGGACGCGGCCGCCCCGACGCTCGCCGAGGCCGAGGCCAAGGGCCTGCTGCCGTCGTACGAGAACTGCCGGGCGTACTACGCGGAGCTGGCCGCGCGCGGCTGA
- the rfbD gene encoding dTDP-4-dehydrorhamnose reductase → MSAWLVTGSGGMLGQDLLARLAAEGQRATGLDRAALDITDPAAVRAAFHAHAPAVVVNCAAWTAVDDAEAREPEALAVNGTGPRVLAEACRESGAVLLQISTDYVFPGDAGTPYPEDAPTGPHSAYGRTKLAGERAVLDTLPERGYVVRTAWLYGAGGGNFVRTMIKLESVKDTLDVVDDQRGQPTWTADLADRLVRLGRAALAGTAEPGVYHGTSGGETSWFGFTREIFRLLGADPERVRPTTSAAFVRPAPRPAYSVLAHDAWKAAGIDPIRDWRSALAEAFPELLTAQRQTGVTGQ, encoded by the coding sequence GTGAGCGCCTGGCTGGTCACCGGATCCGGCGGCATGCTCGGGCAGGACCTGCTCGCCCGGCTCGCCGCCGAGGGGCAGCGCGCGACCGGTCTCGACCGGGCCGCGCTGGACATCACCGACCCGGCCGCCGTGCGCGCGGCCTTCCACGCCCACGCGCCCGCCGTGGTGGTCAACTGCGCCGCCTGGACCGCCGTGGACGACGCGGAGGCCAGGGAGCCCGAGGCGCTCGCCGTCAACGGCACCGGGCCGCGGGTCCTCGCCGAGGCGTGCCGGGAGTCGGGGGCCGTGCTGCTCCAGATCTCCACGGACTACGTCTTCCCCGGCGACGCGGGCACCCCGTACCCGGAGGACGCCCCCACCGGCCCGCACAGCGCCTACGGGCGCACCAAGCTGGCGGGGGAGCGCGCGGTGCTCGACACGCTGCCGGAGCGCGGCTATGTCGTCCGTACGGCGTGGCTGTACGGAGCGGGCGGCGGCAACTTCGTCCGTACGATGATCAAGCTGGAGTCCGTCAAGGACACCCTGGACGTGGTGGACGACCAGCGCGGCCAGCCCACGTGGACGGCCGATCTCGCCGACCGGCTGGTCCGGTTGGGCCGGGCGGCGCTCGCGGGGACGGCCGAGCCCGGCGTCTACCACGGCACCAGCGGCGGCGAGACCAGCTGGTTCGGCTTCACCCGGGAGATCTTCCGGCTGCTGGGCGCGGATCCGGAGCGGGTCCGTCCGACGACCAGCGCGGCGTTCGTCCGCCCCGCCCCCCGGCCCGCGTACAGCGTGCTGGCGCACGACGCGTGGAAGGCCGCCGGCATCGACCCCATCAGGGACTGGCGCTCGGCACTCGCCGAGGCGTTCCCCGAACTGCTGACAGCCCAGCGCCAAACGGGTGTTACTGGCCAGTAG
- a CDS encoding class I SAM-dependent methyltransferase, translating to MDRHGFLRHMHRVYKPRTYLEIGVNDGRSLALSRVPSVAVDPAFRVVTDISCDVHLVKATSDDFFARKDPLIHLRNGRNPFRALARRDPVNLFGGEPKLELAFIDGMHLFEYALRDFMNVEKHSRWSSVIILDDMLPRDVDEAARDRHTKFWAGDVYKVAQVLRRYRPDLLVVDVDTAPTGVVAVFGANSESTVLKNAYDEIIEEYVVPDPQDVPEEVLVRKNAVRPEALLGAGFWPGLVRARNLRRSRSAFVPLRRQIEAITG from the coding sequence GTGGATCGCCACGGCTTCCTGCGCCATATGCACCGTGTGTACAAACCCCGCACTTATCTGGAAATCGGGGTCAATGACGGGCGCAGCCTGGCACTGTCCCGGGTTCCCTCGGTGGCCGTCGACCCGGCTTTCCGGGTGGTCACGGACATCAGCTGCGACGTCCATCTGGTCAAGGCCACCAGCGACGACTTCTTCGCGCGCAAGGACCCGCTGATCCATCTGCGCAACGGCCGGAATCCGTTCCGCGCGCTGGCCCGCCGCGACCCGGTCAACCTCTTCGGCGGCGAGCCGAAGCTGGAGCTGGCCTTCATCGACGGCATGCACCTCTTCGAATACGCGCTGCGCGACTTCATGAACGTCGAGAAGCACTCCCGCTGGTCCAGCGTGATCATCCTGGACGACATGCTGCCGCGTGACGTGGACGAGGCCGCCCGCGACCGGCACACCAAGTTCTGGGCCGGCGACGTCTACAAGGTCGCCCAGGTGCTGCGCCGCTACCGCCCCGACCTGCTGGTGGTCGACGTGGACACCGCGCCGACCGGAGTGGTGGCCGTCTTCGGCGCCAACTCCGAGTCGACGGTGCTGAAGAACGCGTACGACGAGATCATCGAGGAGTACGTCGTCCCCGACCCGCAGGACGTGCCCGAGGAGGTGCTCGTCCGCAAGAACGCCGTGCGGCCCGAGGCGCTGCTCGGCGCCGGCTTCTGGCCCGGCCTGGTCCGGGCCCGCAACCTGCGCCGCTCGCGCTCGGCCTTCGTGCCGCTGCGCAGGCAGATCGAGGCGATCACGGGCTGA
- a CDS encoding glycosyltransferase family 2 protein has translation MSSFPMNNKSVPDVSVIVGAYEAMPYLIRCLESVEAQTLGADRIEIVAIDDGSTDGTGEYLEEFAARTAIPTRVVRQANSGGPSGPRNVGIGMARGRYIFFLDADDYFAEESLERMVAMADRAGTDVVLGKVEGVNRGAPKSMWRRTADRVDIYDSQVIYTLSAQKLFRRALIERLNLRFDEGLKTGEDALFTMEAYIRGKGVSVIADYTCYYLVGRDDGKHVTKSGSYTLRFDSAGALMALITELVPAGPKRDRLMVRPFTVGLIQQFGHGVLKQPKKIQKHKLELAAPLMERYWTPGVARRIKVAERLRLECVALGRLDLLADMLAFVKAETVPEVVQRGRDRTPHLVFPHFEDRSSGIGTAAYEVTVPDWLGKPGLQRIDPPEVVRRRNSLARRVARRLRAQARAIALPRNRTA, from the coding sequence TTGTCTTCCTTTCCGATGAACAATAAGTCTGTTCCTGATGTGAGTGTGATCGTCGGGGCATATGAAGCAATGCCCTACTTGATCCGCTGCCTGGAATCGGTCGAAGCCCAGACCCTGGGTGCCGACCGTATCGAGATCGTCGCCATCGACGACGGCTCGACCGACGGCACGGGGGAATATCTGGAGGAATTCGCGGCACGGACGGCCATCCCGACCAGGGTGGTACGTCAGGCCAATTCGGGCGGCCCCAGCGGGCCGCGCAATGTGGGCATAGGTATGGCCCGGGGGCGCTATATCTTCTTCCTCGACGCGGACGACTACTTCGCCGAGGAATCCCTGGAGCGCATGGTCGCCATGGCCGACCGCGCCGGTACGGACGTGGTGCTCGGCAAGGTCGAGGGAGTGAACAGAGGCGCGCCCAAGTCGATGTGGCGCCGCACCGCCGACCGGGTCGACATCTACGACTCGCAGGTGATCTACACGCTGAGCGCGCAGAAACTCTTCCGGCGCGCGCTCATAGAGCGGCTGAATCTGCGCTTCGACGAGGGGCTGAAGACCGGTGAGGACGCGCTCTTCACCATGGAGGCGTACATCCGGGGCAAGGGCGTCTCGGTCATCGCCGACTACACCTGCTATTACCTGGTCGGCCGGGACGACGGCAAACACGTGACCAAGAGCGGCAGTTATACGCTGCGGTTCGATTCTGCGGGCGCTCTGATGGCGCTCATCACCGAACTCGTACCGGCCGGTCCCAAGCGGGACCGGCTGATGGTCAGACCTTTCACGGTCGGACTGATCCAGCAGTTCGGACACGGCGTCCTGAAGCAGCCGAAGAAGATACAGAAGCACAAACTGGAGCTGGCGGCGCCGCTGATGGAGCGCTACTGGACCCCCGGCGTCGCCCGGCGCATCAAGGTCGCCGAGCGGCTGCGCCTGGAGTGCGTCGCCCTGGGCCGGCTCGATCTGCTGGCGGACATGCTGGCCTTCGTCAAGGCGGAGACCGTGCCCGAGGTCGTCCAGCGCGGCCGGGACCGTACCCCCCATCTCGTCTTCCCGCACTTCGAGGACCGGTCCTCCGGCATAGGGACGGCGGCGTACGAGGTGACCGTGCCCGACTGGCTGGGCAAGCCGGGACTACAGCGCATCGACCCGCCCGAGGTCGTACGCCGGCGCAACTCGCTGGCGCGCAGAGTGGCGCGCCGGTTGCGCGCCCAGGCGCGGGCCATAGCGCTGCCGCGCAACCGCACCGCGTGA